Proteins co-encoded in one Bradyrhizobium sp. 170 genomic window:
- a CDS encoding PQQ-dependent dehydrogenase, methanol/ethanol family: MTRPPRVDSACRLFPEIAVTSRRSVRLARAAIAIGLGLTLSCSAALAQSPAKGSPEHIKAVTSAVDGASIKANTATSNDWPTIGLDYAETRFSKLNQINADNVKKLGLVWTYPLESSRGVEATPVVVDGIMYLTASWSVVHAVDVRTGKRLWTYDPKIDREKGYKGCCDVVNRGVALWKGKVFVGAYDGRLIALDAVNGKVIWEKDTLIDKEHSYTITGAPRVFNGKVLIGNGGAEYGARGYVTAYDAETGNQAWRWFTVPGDPSKPFEDESIAAAAKTWDPAGKYWINGGGGTAWDTITFDPDLNMVYIGTGNGSPWNRDLRSPAGGDNLYLASLVALNADTGKYIWHYQETPGDHWDYTSTQPMILADITIDGAPRKVILHAPKNGFFFVVDRTNGKFISAKNFVDVNWATGYDANGRPIEVPAARGAEAYDSIPGPYGAHNWHPMSFNPQTGLVYLPAQGIPVNLTPEKMFKHNAQEPGKFASAAGWNVGFMLDATPPKNKPFGRLLAWDPVKQKEAWRAEYIAPWNGGTLTTAGNLVFQGTADGRFIAYNATTGEKLWESPTGTGVVAAASTYMIDGKQYVSVAVGWGGVFGIAVRVTELRSPGTVYTFAIDGKAPPPAFVKYQTEGLLAGVKYDPKDVPEGTALYVTACAQCHGVPGVHNGGNVRNLGYVPKETIENLKDMVFKGPFRDQGMPDFTGKLTEADVAKIAAFIQGTADAIRPK, encoded by the coding sequence ATGACACGTCCGCCGCGCGTTGATTCTGCTTGCCGTTTGTTTCCTGAAATTGCCGTTACTTCCCGTCGATCGGTGCGCCTTGCGCGGGCCGCGATCGCAATCGGGCTGGGCCTGACGCTATCCTGCAGCGCTGCACTCGCGCAGAGCCCCGCCAAGGGATCGCCCGAGCACATCAAGGCCGTGACGTCGGCGGTCGACGGCGCCTCGATCAAGGCCAACACGGCAACGTCGAACGACTGGCCGACCATCGGCCTCGATTACGCCGAGACGCGCTTTTCCAAGCTCAACCAGATCAACGCCGACAACGTCAAGAAGCTCGGACTGGTCTGGACCTATCCGCTGGAATCCTCCCGCGGCGTCGAAGCGACGCCGGTCGTTGTCGACGGCATCATGTACCTGACCGCGTCCTGGAGCGTGGTGCACGCCGTCGACGTACGCACCGGCAAGCGGCTGTGGACCTACGATCCGAAGATCGATCGCGAGAAGGGCTATAAGGGCTGCTGCGACGTGGTCAATCGCGGCGTCGCGCTGTGGAAGGGCAAGGTGTTCGTCGGCGCCTATGACGGCCGGCTGATCGCGCTCGATGCCGTCAACGGCAAGGTGATCTGGGAAAAGGACACCCTGATCGACAAGGAGCACTCCTACACCATCACCGGCGCGCCGCGGGTCTTCAACGGCAAGGTGCTGATCGGCAATGGCGGCGCCGAATATGGCGCGCGCGGCTATGTCACCGCCTATGACGCCGAGACCGGCAACCAGGCCTGGCGCTGGTTCACGGTGCCGGGCGATCCGTCAAAGCCGTTCGAGGATGAATCGATAGCGGCGGCGGCCAAGACCTGGGATCCCGCCGGCAAATACTGGATCAACGGCGGCGGCGGCACCGCGTGGGACACCATCACCTTCGATCCCGATCTCAACATGGTCTATATCGGCACCGGCAACGGCTCGCCGTGGAACCGCGACCTGCGCAGTCCTGCCGGCGGCGACAACCTCTATCTCGCCTCGCTGGTGGCGCTGAACGCCGACACCGGAAAATACATCTGGCACTACCAGGAAACGCCCGGCGATCATTGGGACTACACCTCGACCCAGCCGATGATCCTCGCCGACATCACGATCGACGGCGCGCCAAGAAAAGTCATTCTGCACGCGCCGAAGAACGGCTTCTTCTTCGTGGTCGACCGCACCAACGGAAAATTCATCTCGGCGAAGAACTTCGTCGATGTGAACTGGGCGACCGGCTACGACGCCAACGGACGGCCGATCGAGGTGCCGGCGGCACGCGGTGCAGAAGCCTATGACAGCATTCCCGGTCCGTACGGCGCCCACAACTGGCATCCGATGTCGTTCAATCCGCAGACCGGCCTCGTCTATCTGCCGGCGCAGGGCATCCCGGTGAACCTGACGCCGGAAAAGATGTTCAAGCATAATGCCCAGGAGCCCGGCAAATTCGCCTCCGCGGCAGGCTGGAATGTCGGCTTCATGCTGGATGCGACCCCTCCGAAGAACAAGCCCTTCGGACGGCTGCTGGCCTGGGATCCGGTGAAGCAGAAAGAAGCCTGGCGCGCTGAATATATCGCGCCGTGGAATGGCGGCACGCTGACGACGGCCGGCAACCTTGTATTTCAGGGGACAGCCGACGGGCGCTTCATCGCCTACAATGCCACCACGGGCGAAAAGCTTTGGGAGAGTCCGACCGGCACCGGCGTGGTGGCGGCCGCCTCGACCTACATGATCGACGGCAAGCAATACGTCTCCGTAGCCGTCGGCTGGGGCGGCGTGTTCGGAATTGCGGTGCGCGTGACCGAGCTTCGGAGCCCGGGCACGGTCTACACCTTCGCCATCGACGGCAAGGCGCCGCCGCCGGCCTTCGTCAAGTACCAGACCGAGGGCCTGCTCGCCGGCGTGAAGTACGATCCGAAGGACGTGCCGGAAGGCACCGCGCTCTATGTCACCGCCTGCGCCCAGTGCCATGGCGTGCCGGGCGTCCACAACGGCGGCAATGTCCGAAACCTCGGCTACGTCCCCAAGGAGACGATCGAGAACCTGAAGGACATGGTGTTCAAGGGGCCGTTCCGCGACCAGGGCATGCCCGACTTCACGGGCAAGCTGACCGAAGCGGATGTCGCAAAAATCGCGGCCTTCATCCAGGGCACCGCGGACGCGATAAGGCCGAAGTAA
- a CDS encoding transglutaminase-like cysteine peptidase, which yields MGLSVTSRAWRAGIVACGLAWFGPADLRAETAEPSAPAELIHRSAEPFGLAASSLPSGGLRDKWLGVQRRLDDEMVQLALCEGDRDGCVSPAALKFLDIVDAARLREGRARLGEINRAINLAIRPMSDLAQHGQIDVWTPPLATLARGGGDCEDYAIAKFTALRRAGLAPDDVRIVVLRDTIHGEDHAVAAARLDGRWLTLDNRRMAMVEDADVRNFRPTFVIDQHGVMKYIDAPLLADASGNNSVASLVVSSLAISASPPFERAD from the coding sequence ATGGGGTTGTCAGTCACCTCGCGCGCATGGCGTGCGGGCATCGTCGCGTGCGGCCTGGCCTGGTTCGGACCTGCCGACCTGCGGGCCGAGACAGCGGAGCCATCGGCGCCGGCGGAGCTGATCCACCGATCGGCCGAGCCGTTCGGGCTTGCCGCATCTTCCCTCCCAAGCGGTGGACTGCGCGACAAATGGCTCGGCGTGCAACGCCGGCTCGACGACGAAATGGTGCAGCTTGCGCTCTGCGAAGGCGACCGTGACGGCTGCGTGTCACCGGCCGCGCTGAAATTCCTCGACATCGTCGACGCCGCCCGATTACGCGAAGGCCGCGCCCGCCTCGGCGAAATCAACCGCGCCATTAATCTCGCCATCCGGCCGATGAGCGACCTCGCCCAACACGGCCAGATCGACGTCTGGACACCGCCGCTCGCAACGCTCGCGCGTGGCGGTGGCGACTGCGAGGATTATGCGATTGCGAAATTCACAGCCTTGCGCCGCGCCGGCCTCGCGCCCGACGATGTCAGGATCGTGGTGCTGCGCGATACCATCCATGGCGAGGATCATGCGGTGGCCGCCGCCCGGCTGGACGGCCGCTGGCTGACGCTCGACAACCGCCGCATGGCGATGGTCGAGGATGCCGACGTCAGAAATTTCCGGCCGACATTCGTGATCGATCAACACGGCGTAATGAAATACATCGATGCCCCCCTGCTCGCCGACGCCTCGGGCAATAATTCTGTGGCTTCGCTCGTCGTGAGTTCTCTGGCCATCTCCGCGTCCCCGCCATTCGAACGCGCCGACTGA
- a CDS encoding VCBS domain-containing protein translates to MNYAGKFGSGGLGPDSGVEIDLGLLSQPGHLSPSGNFHVDKVSTHAPSDAIIISDAHLLFHGDFKRSGVDLVLTSGDHELVLREYFKGEKRAALASPDGAHLTGDIVNALAGHTQFAQADGSASVAPALIGHVTKLTGSATAIRNGVSIILNQGDTVHKGDVVQSGSDSTLGITFIDGTVFGLASNAKMVLNEMIYDPNGSDNKSLLSLVQGTISFVAGATAKKGDMKVDTPVATMGIRGTAVLVEIDFEVPSQGGAPPAKFQVLVEPDGTTGSYILFDKTTLTQIATVNRAGTQTIINGQGSVSFQSSVQLSPDAQKIISDVFSLKFTDLNNPNTKLTTNHTDTIVPETVFLRLASNDLVPVTLHLLNIPDKPAPAPASGPEPKLVHIPGPPQAAASGGAFTERAVLTGSAAIDSTSGTVNYVDLNAGDIPSVSAQFSSFAYQNAQGANVTATLTAEQLAAIKAVEVPLSVAQDPNGKNTGQATWTYNIADGAFDFLAVGETLTLTYLARVDNNYAPNNETTFVPFTIVITGTNDKPTLSATGGTITERIGTGNTAVDTVTGTVTFVDVDLTDRPVVSAAISATDPFRYYDAEGNDVTATLTPAQLAAILAVEVPLSVVQTAGNTHNGSATWTYSIEDSKFDFIAKGETLTLNYVAQVDDGHGGVVSTPITVSIHGADVVVTGTNDVPTIATTNDAFAELSNLNQPNPTGSTALHTAYGTISFTDVDLTDRPVASAAFTSFTYLNAYSVDVTSQLTAKQLAAISAVDEPVTVVQSPSNTNDGSASWSYSTADGAFDFLAYGEILTLIYTATVDDGHGGVVTKPITVTVTGSNDTAEITSDPQTATLAERADTHGSAAPDTASGAIKFVDADLTDTHDVKITGVHASGVMTGLANGTVQLSWLSLGALTDSTDGVQGSKSWSFSAPDNYFDYLADGEMVTLTYTVEVDDHLGGVTSQDIVVTVNGSNDAPDIADIAQQGLAEQADTAPLATTISVNFTDLDLSDVGHSATISGASATGTTTGLPLDEAALIALVTPGAVIKAAGSSAGSVDLSFSAVSTAFDYLANGEILTLTYTVSIDDGDGGVTPKAFVITVTGTDDAPVIASIGQQYLTEQTDAKPLTATIPVTFTDVDLTDVGHSATVTHAVATGTTTGIALDETALIALVTPGAVTKNSGSSAGSVDLSFSAASTAFDYLAKDEVLTLTYTVSIDDGDGGVTPKTFVVTVTGTDDAPAIADIAQQNLTEQTDTAPLSATIPVSFTDVDLTDVGHAAAITGVVASGETTGLALDDVALIALVTPGAVTKNSGSSSGSVDLSFSAASTAFDYLAETESVALTYTVAINDGDGGITSQTFTITITGTNDAPVLTASAPSLITITEDETANAGQSVASFLGASIADVDHGALQGIAITATTSAHGHWEYSTEGSTFVAFPAVSGGSALLLAAADMVRFVPDGEDGGTDTFTYVAWDQTTGIHGTLADVSASGGSAAFSVTSNTATLTVTAVNDAPTAAAPATHYAATEQTPLVISGTGLHVADIDGNGSTETVTLSVSEGILDVDLGANAVSVTGNGTSAVTITGLVDYIEALLAGDNSGAISYTANSNNPSASTDLTLSVNDDGNSGSGGGQTATATATIDITPVNEAPVLSAESIRVEENEDAAVTTTVFDIKLSDDDQASDVTITASALHGTLSPVDVGKVSEINAQFANGIMYTPTDYNGDTKLNDIVTVTATDANGQSDILNFVFQQSGWGGATLVGTTEKDVIFATEGNDTLTGGASADQFVFAPESQYDPSADEITDFTQGEDHIDLRAFAQFVNAENITAWLGNPDHVTTSGCDKLITLDTGDTITLKGLATASLHASDFIVSPHH, encoded by the coding sequence TTGAACTACGCCGGTAAATTCGGATCGGGCGGCCTCGGCCCTGATTCCGGCGTGGAAATTGATCTGGGGCTGCTGTCACAGCCCGGCCATCTTTCGCCTTCCGGCAATTTCCATGTCGACAAGGTTTCGACACATGCGCCGTCCGACGCCATAATTATTTCTGACGCTCATCTGCTGTTCCACGGCGACTTCAAGCGGTCGGGTGTCGACCTGGTCCTCACCAGTGGCGACCACGAGCTCGTGCTGCGTGAGTACTTCAAGGGCGAGAAACGCGCCGCACTGGCTTCGCCCGACGGTGCCCACCTCACCGGTGACATCGTCAACGCGCTGGCTGGGCACACCCAGTTCGCGCAGGCCGACGGCAGCGCCAGCGTCGCGCCTGCGCTCATCGGCCATGTCACCAAGCTGACGGGCAGCGCGACCGCGATCCGCAACGGCGTCTCGATCATCCTGAACCAGGGTGACACCGTCCACAAAGGCGACGTCGTCCAGTCCGGCTCCGATTCGACGCTCGGCATCACCTTCATCGACGGCACCGTGTTCGGCCTCGCGTCGAACGCCAAGATGGTGCTGAACGAAATGATCTACGACCCCAACGGGTCGGACAACAAATCGCTGCTCAGCCTGGTGCAGGGCACGATTTCGTTCGTCGCCGGCGCCACCGCCAAGAAAGGCGACATGAAGGTCGACACTCCGGTCGCGACCATGGGCATCCGCGGCACCGCGGTGCTGGTCGAGATCGATTTCGAGGTGCCGTCGCAGGGCGGTGCGCCGCCGGCGAAATTCCAGGTGCTGGTCGAGCCCGACGGCACCACCGGCTCCTACATCCTGTTCGACAAGACCACGCTGACACAGATCGCAACCGTCAACCGGGCCGGCACGCAGACGATCATCAATGGCCAGGGCTCGGTCAGCTTCCAGTCGTCCGTGCAACTGTCGCCCGACGCGCAGAAGATCATCAGCGACGTGTTCTCGCTGAAGTTCACCGACCTGAACAACCCGAACACCAAGCTCACGACCAACCACACCGATACGATCGTTCCGGAAACGGTGTTCCTCAGGCTAGCCAGCAACGATCTCGTCCCGGTTACGCTTCATCTCCTCAACATCCCGGACAAGCCGGCACCCGCTCCGGCGTCGGGCCCCGAACCCAAGCTCGTGCACATTCCCGGCCCGCCGCAGGCGGCCGCGTCTGGCGGCGCGTTTACCGAACGCGCCGTTCTCACCGGCAGCGCCGCCATCGACAGCACGTCCGGCACGGTCAACTATGTTGATCTCAACGCCGGCGATATTCCGAGCGTCAGTGCGCAGTTTTCTTCCTTTGCCTATCAGAACGCGCAGGGCGCCAACGTCACCGCCACGCTGACGGCGGAGCAACTGGCCGCGATCAAGGCGGTCGAAGTGCCGCTCTCCGTGGCGCAGGACCCCAACGGCAAGAACACCGGCCAGGCGACCTGGACCTACAACATTGCCGATGGCGCCTTCGACTTCCTGGCCGTCGGCGAGACTCTGACGCTGACCTATCTGGCGCGGGTCGACAACAACTACGCGCCGAACAACGAGACGACGTTCGTGCCGTTTACGATCGTCATCACCGGCACCAACGACAAGCCGACGCTTTCCGCGACCGGCGGCACGATCACGGAGCGGATCGGCACCGGCAATACGGCGGTCGATACCGTGACCGGCACCGTCACCTTCGTCGACGTCGACCTGACCGACCGTCCCGTCGTCAGCGCGGCGATCTCCGCAACCGATCCGTTCCGCTATTACGATGCAGAGGGTAACGACGTCACCGCGACGCTGACGCCGGCGCAGTTGGCGGCGATCCTGGCCGTTGAGGTGCCGCTGAGCGTGGTGCAGACGGCCGGAAACACCCACAACGGCTCGGCGACCTGGACCTACAGCATTGAGGACAGCAAGTTCGACTTCATCGCCAAGGGCGAGACGCTGACCCTCAACTACGTCGCCCAGGTCGACGACGGCCATGGCGGCGTCGTCTCCACGCCGATCACGGTCTCGATCCATGGCGCCGACGTCGTCGTCACCGGCACCAACGACGTGCCGACCATTGCCACGACGAACGATGCCTTTGCCGAGCTTTCGAACCTCAACCAGCCCAACCCGACGGGGTCCACCGCGCTCCATACGGCCTACGGCACCATCAGCTTCACCGACGTCGACCTGACCGACCGGCCGGTGGCGAGCGCCGCCTTCACTTCGTTCACCTACCTGAACGCCTACAGCGTCGACGTCACCTCACAGCTCACGGCCAAACAACTCGCGGCGATATCAGCGGTGGATGAGCCGGTGACGGTGGTGCAGTCTCCCAGTAATACCAATGACGGTTCGGCGAGCTGGAGTTACAGCACGGCCGACGGTGCGTTCGACTTCCTTGCCTACGGCGAGATCCTGACGCTGATCTACACGGCAACCGTCGATGACGGGCATGGCGGCGTGGTGACCAAGCCGATCACCGTCACCGTCACCGGCAGCAATGATACGGCTGAAATTACCAGTGACCCGCAGACCGCGACCCTCGCCGAACGCGCCGACACCCACGGCTCGGCGGCGCCGGATACCGCAAGCGGTGCGATCAAATTCGTCGATGCCGATCTGACCGATACGCATGACGTCAAGATCACAGGCGTCCACGCCTCCGGCGTGATGACGGGGCTTGCCAACGGCACGGTCCAGCTCAGTTGGCTGTCGCTGGGGGCGCTTACCGATTCCACCGATGGCGTGCAGGGTTCGAAGAGCTGGTCGTTCTCGGCGCCGGATAATTATTTCGACTACCTCGCCGATGGCGAGATGGTCACGCTGACCTACACGGTGGAGGTCGACGACCATCTTGGCGGCGTCACCTCGCAGGACATAGTCGTCACCGTCAACGGCAGCAACGATGCGCCTGACATCGCTGATATCGCGCAGCAGGGCCTCGCCGAGCAGGCCGATACCGCGCCGTTGGCGACGACGATATCAGTCAATTTCACCGATCTCGACCTGTCGGATGTCGGCCACAGCGCAACCATCAGCGGCGCGTCGGCGACCGGCACCACCACGGGCCTTCCGCTTGACGAGGCCGCGCTGATCGCGCTGGTGACGCCCGGCGCGGTGATCAAAGCCGCCGGCTCCTCGGCCGGCTCGGTCGACCTGTCATTCTCAGCGGTCTCGACCGCGTTCGACTATCTGGCGAACGGCGAGATCCTGACGCTCACCTACACGGTTTCGATCGACGATGGCGATGGCGGCGTGACGCCGAAGGCCTTCGTGATCACCGTCACCGGCACCGACGACGCGCCTGTCATCGCCAGCATCGGGCAGCAGTATCTGACCGAACAGACCGACGCCAAGCCGCTGACCGCGACCATCCCGGTGACGTTCACCGATGTCGATCTGACCGATGTCGGCCATAGCGCGACGGTCACCCATGCGGTGGCGACCGGCACCACCACAGGCATTGCGCTTGACGAAACAGCGCTGATCGCGCTCGTGACGCCCGGCGCTGTCACCAAGAATTCCGGTTCGTCGGCCGGCTCGGTCGATCTGTCGTTCTCGGCTGCTTCAACGGCGTTCGACTATCTGGCGAAGGACGAGGTCCTGACGCTGACCTATACGGTTTCGATCGACGACGGCGATGGCGGGGTAACGCCCAAGACCTTCGTCGTTACGGTCACCGGCACCGACGACGCGCCTGCTATCGCGGATATCGCGCAGCAGAACCTGACCGAGCAGACCGATACCGCACCGTTGAGCGCGACGATCCCGGTCAGCTTCACCGACGTCGACCTGACCGATGTCGGCCATGCCGCTGCGATTACCGGTGTGGTGGCGTCCGGTGAAACGACAGGCCTTGCGCTCGACGATGTGGCGCTGATTGCCTTGGTGACACCAGGCGCTGTCACCAAGAATTCCGGCTCGTCGTCCGGTTCGGTCGATCTGTCGTTCTCGGCGGCCTCGACGGCGTTCGATTATCTGGCCGAGACCGAGTCCGTTGCGCTGACCTATACGGTCGCGATCAACGATGGTGATGGCGGGATCACGTCACAGACTTTCACGATCACCATCACCGGCACCAACGACGCGCCGGTCCTGACCGCGTCGGCTCCGTCGCTGATCACGATTACCGAAGACGAGACCGCGAATGCCGGCCAGAGCGTCGCCTCGTTCCTCGGAGCCAGCATTGCCGACGTCGATCACGGCGCGCTGCAAGGCATCGCAATCACCGCGACGACCAGCGCGCATGGCCACTGGGAATATTCCACCGAGGGCAGCACGTTCGTCGCCTTCCCGGCGGTGTCGGGCGGCTCTGCCCTGCTGCTGGCGGCGGCCGACATGGTCAGGTTCGTCCCCGACGGCGAAGATGGCGGGACGGACACGTTCACGTATGTGGCGTGGGATCAGACGACGGGCATCCATGGCACCCTGGCGGACGTCTCGGCATCGGGCGGCTCCGCCGCCTTCTCTGTGACGTCGAATACCGCAACGCTGACAGTGACGGCGGTCAACGACGCGCCGACCGCGGCCGCGCCTGCGACGCATTACGCTGCGACTGAACAAACGCCGCTGGTCATCAGCGGCACCGGCTTGCATGTCGCTGATATCGATGGCAACGGCAGCACCGAAACCGTGACCCTCTCCGTCAGTGAAGGCATCCTTGATGTCGACCTGGGTGCAAATGCCGTTTCGGTCACCGGCAACGGTACGTCCGCTGTGACGATCACCGGACTGGTCGACTACATCGAAGCGCTGCTCGCCGGAGACAATTCCGGCGCGATCAGCTACACCGCGAATTCGAACAATCCGAGCGCATCGACCGACCTGACGCTGTCCGTCAACGACGATGGCAACAGCGGATCGGGTGGCGGCCAGACCGCAACCGCCACCGCGACCATTGATATCACGCCGGTTAACGAGGCGCCGGTCCTGAGCGCCGAAAGCATCAGGGTTGAGGAGAACGAAGACGCCGCAGTTACCACCACCGTTTTTGACATCAAGTTGTCCGATGACGACCAGGCTTCCGATGTGACGATCACGGCGAGCGCTTTGCACGGCACGCTTTCACCGGTGGATGTGGGCAAGGTTTCGGAAATCAATGCGCAGTTTGCCAACGGCATCATGTACACGCCGACGGACTACAACGGCGATACCAAGCTGAACGATATCGTCACGGTGACTGCAACGGACGCAAATGGCCAGAGCGACATCTTGAACTTCGTGTTCCAGCAGTCCGGATGGGGTGGCGCCACGCTCGTAGGGACGACCGAAAAGGACGTCATCTTCGCAACGGAAGGCAATGATACGCTGACCGGCGGTGCAAGCGCCGACCAGTTCGTGTTTGCGCCGGAATCCCAATATGACCCGAGCGCCGATGAGATCACCGACTTCACGCAGGGCGAGGACCATATCGATCTCCGCGCGTTCGCCCAGTTCGTGAACGCTGAAAACATCACTGCGTGGCTTGGCAATCCCGACCATGTGACGACCAGCGGCTGCGACAAGCTGATCACGCTCGATACTGGCGACACCATCACCCTCAAGGGGCTTGCCACCGCCAGTCTGCATGCGAGCGACTTCATCGTGTCGCCGCATCACTAG
- a CDS encoding ABC transporter substrate-binding protein: protein MSKSFKALGLAVSALALTQLPAAAQTKVTNDGISAAEIVIGTHQDLSGPIKVWGVPVSNGMKMAVEEVNAAGGIHGRKIKLILEDSGYDPKRAVLASQKMVERDKVFAMVGPMGSPTVLASQDILFDAGVLQLFPLTAAEFTFKFDPAKPQERLKFSNLLPYVESTRAVVKYMVEAKGFKKPCIMHQDDEYGKNVLDGFTQQVAAMKLTPASVTSYKRGASDFSAQVAKMKADGCDVVVLGTVIRETIGAMGEAKKLGWDVTFLGATPTNVLEVPALGKEAVEGLYAAAAFEIPYEDTAKGKVKDWLANYKKMFGSDANTQAIIGYNSVMTFAHYANKAGKDLTGQKMLDALESGDKFMDIFNSPATVFSKTNHLASTITQVQQIKNGRWVLVKDNLMF from the coding sequence ATGTCGAAATCGTTCAAGGCGCTGGGCCTTGCGGTGAGCGCCCTTGCGCTGACCCAACTGCCGGCCGCAGCCCAAACCAAGGTCACCAATGACGGCATCTCGGCCGCCGAGATCGTCATCGGCACGCATCAGGACCTGTCCGGCCCGATCAAGGTCTGGGGCGTTCCGGTTTCCAACGGCATGAAGATGGCGGTGGAAGAGGTCAACGCGGCCGGCGGCATCCACGGCCGCAAGATCAAGCTGATCCTGGAGGACAGCGGCTACGATCCGAAGCGCGCCGTGCTGGCGTCGCAGAAGATGGTCGAGCGCGACAAGGTCTTCGCCATGGTCGGGCCGATGGGTTCGCCGACGGTGCTCGCCTCGCAGGATATTCTGTTTGACGCAGGGGTGCTGCAGCTGTTTCCGCTGACGGCAGCCGAATTCACCTTCAAATTCGATCCGGCGAAGCCGCAGGAGCGGCTGAAATTCAGCAACCTGCTGCCCTATGTCGAGAGCACGCGCGCCGTGGTCAAGTACATGGTCGAAGCGAAGGGCTTCAAGAAGCCCTGCATCATGCATCAGGACGACGAGTACGGAAAGAACGTGCTTGACGGCTTCACCCAGCAGGTTGCCGCGATGAAGCTGACGCCCGCGTCGGTCACCAGCTACAAGCGCGGCGCCTCCGACTTCAGCGCGCAGGTCGCCAAGATGAAGGCCGACGGCTGCGATGTGGTCGTGCTCGGCACCGTGATCCGCGAAACCATCGGCGCGATGGGCGAAGCCAAGAAGCTCGGCTGGGACGTCACCTTCCTCGGCGCCACGCCGACCAACGTGCTTGAAGTGCCGGCGCTCGGCAAGGAAGCCGTGGAAGGGCTTTACGCCGCGGCCGCTTTCGAGATCCCCTACGAGGATACGGCCAAGGGCAAGGTCAAGGATTGGCTGGCCAACTACAAGAAGATGTTCGGCTCCGACGCCAACACCCAGGCCATCATCGGCTACAACTCCGTCATGACCTTCGCCCACTACGCGAACAAGGCGGGCAAGGACCTGACGGGACAGAAGATGCTCGATGCACTGGAATCGGGCGACAAGTTCATGGACATCTTCAACTCGCCGGCCACCGTCTTCTCGAAGACCAACCATCTCGCCAGCACGATTACCCAGGTCCAGCAGATCAAGAACGGCCGCTGGGTGCTGGTGAAGGACAATTTGATGTTCTGA